From Leptospira congkakensis, one genomic window encodes:
- a CDS encoding phytoene desaturase family protein, whose translation MFHYDTVVIGAGNAGLMAATRLQREGSKTLLLERHNVPGGCATSFVRGDFEFEVALHQLSGVGTESNPFIMRRVFEELGVLDKIELVQEEELYRIIIPGKLDVTLPADWTELQNHLKSLFPEEKDGIERFFKLSEAVVNEYYFVLPRIRLSNDEEKIRIKCPNFTTYGLRSTTDVLNEFFSNEDLINVITPYWSYVGIPTTDLVFAEFIGMLYFYCVYKPWHIKGGSQMLSSSLLSSFEEAGGEVKFNCAAEKILTENGVVRGVRLETGETVTCDAVVSNASPLITYHEMLDFETPPSSVLKDFQSRRMGVSAVCLYLGLDCSPDELGFTTASTFVMTTSNSEVTEDRMYTLDAPDWGMVTCYNFIDEELAPKGKAVVTLVALQYGEAWKDVPTEKYISTKYEFGDKLIKLVEQAYPNIREHIERAEVATPMTMMRYLNTPGGAIYGFKQTLQDGHLMRESLDAIDGLYSASSWTSMGGFQPTYLNGYNTARKILKRSNIRRKPKTTQTK comes from the coding sequence ATGTTTCACTATGACACTGTCGTAATTGGTGCCGGTAACGCTGGTTTGATGGCAGCCACACGTTTGCAACGCGAAGGCTCAAAAACTTTGTTATTAGAGAGGCATAATGTTCCCGGAGGATGTGCCACGTCCTTTGTTCGTGGAGATTTTGAGTTCGAGGTGGCTCTCCACCAACTCAGTGGAGTGGGAACAGAATCCAATCCTTTCATTATGCGTCGTGTATTTGAAGAACTTGGTGTTCTGGATAAAATCGAACTCGTACAAGAAGAAGAACTCTATCGAATCATTATCCCGGGGAAATTGGATGTGACTTTGCCCGCTGATTGGACAGAACTACAAAACCATTTAAAAAGTTTATTCCCAGAAGAAAAGGATGGGATTGAGCGATTTTTTAAACTCAGTGAAGCTGTGGTAAACGAGTATTATTTTGTTCTTCCAAGAATTAGGTTATCAAACGATGAAGAAAAAATTCGAATCAAATGTCCAAATTTTACAACATATGGTCTTCGTTCCACAACCGATGTATTAAATGAATTTTTTTCCAATGAGGATTTGATTAATGTAATAACACCTTATTGGAGTTATGTTGGGATTCCAACAACAGATTTGGTTTTTGCCGAATTCATCGGTATGTTATATTTTTACTGTGTGTATAAACCTTGGCATATCAAAGGAGGGTCTCAGATGCTTTCGAGTTCCCTTCTTTCTTCTTTTGAAGAAGCAGGTGGTGAGGTGAAGTTTAATTGTGCAGCGGAGAAAATTCTCACTGAAAATGGAGTCGTACGTGGTGTACGATTAGAAACAGGTGAAACCGTAACTTGCGATGCAGTTGTTTCTAATGCAAGCCCTCTCATCACTTATCATGAAATGTTGGATTTCGAAACTCCACCGTCGTCTGTATTAAAGGATTTCCAATCCAGAAGGATGGGTGTTTCTGCAGTATGTCTTTATTTAGGTTTAGATTGTTCTCCAGATGAGTTAGGGTTTACAACGGCCTCTACCTTTGTGATGACAACTTCTAATTCAGAAGTCACTGAAGATCGAATGTATACATTGGATGCTCCAGACTGGGGGATGGTAACCTGCTATAACTTTATTGATGAGGAACTTGCACCTAAAGGAAAGGCAGTAGTGACTCTCGTTGCCTTACAATATGGAGAAGCTTGGAAAGATGTTCCTACAGAAAAATACATTTCCACAAAATATGAGTTTGGTGATAAACTAATCAAACTTGTTGAACAAGCTTACCCTAACATCAGAGAACATATTGAAAGGGCCGAAGTTGCCACACCAATGACGATGATGCGTTATTTGAATACACCTGGAGGTGCCATTTATGGATTCAAACAAACCTTACAGGATGGTCACTTAATGCGTGAATCTCTTGATGCAATCGATGGACTTTATTCCGCAAGTAGTTGGACAAGT